Proteins from one Pantoea cypripedii genomic window:
- a CDS encoding hydroxyethylthiazole kinase, whose protein sequence is MQTLNWQDRSVRDALRHIKQNKPFCYGLTNYIAANLSANVLLAIGAGPAIGAALDWQTAFGRHANALWINAACLMSNTPHEVRQAARAAHEAGVPWVLDPVAVGAGATEYDRVIQGLLDFKPTAIRGNASELIALAGGNGGGKGVETTLSSQDALPYIEAFARSQNTITAVSGPIDFITDGQRTIAVEGGDVRLTQVTGAGCSLGALTAALLTTPIDKLTAIAVAHVFYAEASGRASKARGTGSFAVQFLDELSLLDPDGE, encoded by the coding sequence ATGCAAACATTAAACTGGCAGGATCGCAGTGTTCGTGATGCGCTTCGCCATATTAAACAGAACAAGCCTTTTTGTTATGGATTGACCAACTACATCGCCGCTAACCTTTCAGCCAATGTCTTGCTGGCCATCGGAGCTGGCCCGGCGATTGGTGCCGCACTTGACTGGCAAACGGCTTTTGGCCGCCATGCCAATGCCTTGTGGATAAATGCTGCGTGTTTGATGAGCAATACACCCCATGAGGTGCGTCAGGCTGCCAGGGCAGCACACGAAGCAGGCGTTCCCTGGGTGCTGGACCCCGTGGCGGTCGGGGCGGGTGCGACAGAGTACGATCGTGTCATACAGGGTCTGCTTGACTTCAAACCGACAGCCATACGCGGGAATGCCTCAGAACTCATTGCTCTCGCGGGTGGTAATGGTGGAGGAAAAGGTGTCGAGACCACGCTGTCTTCGCAGGATGCGCTCCCCTACATTGAGGCGTTTGCGCGCAGCCAAAATACGATTACAGCGGTGAGTGGACCCATTGATTTTATTACTGATGGCCAAAGGACAATTGCTGTGGAAGGCGGTGATGTTCGACTGACCCAGGTAACAGGCGCGGGTTGCAGCCTTGGTGCACTGACTGCCGCCTTGCTGACCACACCCATCGATAAATTAACGGCCATCGCCGTTGCACATGTTTTCTATGCCGAAGCAAGCGGTCGCGCATCAAAAGCGCGGGGAACAGGCAGTTTTGCCGTGCAATTTCTTGATGAATTATCGTTGCTGGATCCTGATGGCGAATAA
- the tnpC gene encoding IS66 family transposase, with protein sequence MNEPLPDDIALLKQRLAEQQAQILALEAKLASREREVDYLQAQLDKLRRINFGSRSEKVAKRIAQIEAQLTAMQKDSDERTGRVDDPPVPRPLRQTRTRKPFPESLPREENRLKPTEVCCPDCGGALSYLGEDAAEQLELMRSAFRVIRTVREKHACRKCDRIVQAAAPSRPIERGIAGPGLLARVLTSKYAEHTPLNRQSDIYERQGVTLSRSLLSGWVDACCQLLSPLDEALQRYVLTDGKLHADDTPVPVLLPGNGKTKTGRLWTYVRDDRNAGSVMAPAVWFAYSPDRKGMHPQSHLAGFSGVLQADAYAGFNELYREGHIKEAACWAHARRKIHDVHIRTPSEVTTEALHRIGELYAVEAGIRGKSASERLAVRQEKTVPLLNALEGWL encoded by the coding sequence ATGAACGAACCTCTTCCCGACGACATCGCCCTTCTTAAACAGCGCCTGGCCGAACAGCAGGCGCAGATACTTGCCCTTGAGGCGAAGCTGGCCTCACGCGAGCGTGAGGTTGACTACCTGCAGGCGCAGCTGGATAAGCTCAGGCGCATAAACTTCGGCAGTCGCTCTGAAAAGGTAGCGAAGCGCATCGCACAGATAGAAGCACAGCTCACCGCCATGCAGAAAGACAGCGACGAGCGCACCGGTCGGGTGGACGACCCTCCGGTGCCGCGCCCGTTGCGCCAGACCCGCACGCGCAAACCGTTCCCTGAGTCCCTGCCGCGCGAGGAAAACCGGCTTAAACCGACGGAAGTCTGCTGCCCCGACTGCGGCGGCGCGTTGTCGTACCTGGGCGAGGACGCGGCAGAGCAGCTGGAGCTGATGCGCAGCGCGTTCCGCGTTATCCGCACCGTGCGGGAAAAGCACGCCTGCAGAAAGTGTGACCGCATCGTGCAGGCGGCTGCGCCGTCGCGCCCCATCGAGCGCGGCATCGCCGGGCCGGGGCTGCTGGCGCGGGTGCTGACGTCAAAGTACGCGGAGCACACGCCGCTGAACCGGCAGTCAGATATCTATGAGCGGCAGGGTGTGACGCTCAGCCGTTCGCTGTTGTCGGGCTGGGTGGACGCGTGCTGTCAGCTACTGTCACCGCTGGACGAAGCCCTTCAGCGCTACGTTCTGACGGACGGCAAGCTGCATGCCGACGACACGCCGGTGCCGGTGCTGCTGCCGGGCAATGGCAAAACGAAAACGGGCCGGCTGTGGACCTACGTGCGTGATGACCGCAATGCAGGTTCGGTGATGGCCCCGGCGGTGTGGTTCGCGTACTCGCCGGACCGCAAAGGGATGCACCCGCAGTCGCACCTTGCGGGGTTCAGCGGGGTGCTGCAGGCGGACGCGTACGCCGGGTTCAACGAGCTGTACCGCGAAGGCCATATAAAGGAAGCGGCCTGCTGGGCGCACGCACGGCGTAAAATCCACGACGTGCACATCAGGACGCCGTCGGAGGTGACGACCGAAGCGCTGCACCGCATCGGGGAACTGTACGCTGTTGAAGCCGGTATCCGGGGCAAAAGCGCATCGGAACGACTGGCCGTGCGCCAGGAAAAAACGGTGCCGCTGCTGAACGCGCTGGAAGGGTGGCTG
- the tnpB gene encoding IS66 family insertion sequence element accessory protein TnpB (TnpB, as the term is used for proteins encoded by IS66 family insertion elements, is considered an accessory protein, since TnpC, encoded by a neighboring gene, is a DDE family transposase.) has protein sequence MIGLPSGTKIWLVAGITDMRNGFNGLGAKVQTALRDDPMSGHVFIFRGRSGSQVKLLWSTGDGLCLLTKRLERGRFAWPSARDGKVFLTPAQLAMLLEGIDWRQPKRLLSPLTLL, from the coding sequence GTGATCGGCCTGCCGTCCGGCACGAAAATCTGGCTGGTCGCGGGCATCACCGACATGCGCAACGGCTTCAACGGCCTGGGCGCAAAGGTCCAGACCGCACTCAGAGATGATCCGATGTCAGGCCATGTCTTTATCTTCCGGGGCCGCTCGGGCAGCCAGGTCAAACTGCTCTGGTCCACCGGTGACGGCCTGTGTCTGCTGACAAAAAGGCTGGAGCGCGGCCGCTTCGCCTGGCCATCGGCCCGCGACGGCAAAGTGTTCCTCACGCCCGCTCAACTGGCCATGCTGCTGGAGGGCATCGACTGGCGCCAGCCAAAGCGCCTGCTGTCGCCCCTCACGCTGCTGTAA
- a CDS encoding transposase, with amino-acid sequence MQDTPDWRSAPRNVFSTEFKLRMVELAQLPGANIAAIAREYGFNHNLLFKWLRLWQREGRVSRPRKTYIKTPAPILLPVQIAPLPEPAAPAESAVTTCHIRLRHGELTLFHPTDELLSLVMREMMKGNAT; translated from the coding sequence ATGCAGGACACCCCGGACTGGCGCAGTGCGCCCCGCAATGTTTTCTCCACCGAGTTTAAGCTCCGCATGGTTGAGCTTGCTCAGCTTCCGGGCGCGAATATCGCCGCCATCGCGCGCGAGTACGGCTTTAATCATAATCTTCTCTTTAAATGGCTGAGGCTCTGGCAGCGTGAAGGCCGCGTATCCCGACCGCGTAAAACATATATTAAGACTCCCGCGCCCATACTTTTGCCCGTGCAGATCGCGCCACTTCCGGAACCTGCCGCTCCCGCAGAATCTGCCGTCACGACCTGCCATATCCGACTCCGACATGGCGAACTCACCCTGTTTCACCCCACGGATGAACTGCTCAGTCTTGTGATGCGTGAAATGATGAAAGGAAACGCAACGTGA